Proteins encoded in a region of the Vanessa atalanta chromosome 23, ilVanAtal1.2, whole genome shotgun sequence genome:
- the LOC125073037 gene encoding ubiquitin-like domain-containing CTD phosphatase 1, translated as MCDLNDNPIKLSVKWNGKEYELPELSPSDSVAMLKIAIENATGVRPERQKLLNVKFQGKVATDNFTLSVLNLKPNLKIMMMGSLEEAIEGARTKPDVGDEVINDLDIEEEEVDIENQEIYLTKINKRVRDYKINVLNEPRPGKRLLVLDIDYTLFDHRSVAETGYELMRPYLHEFLTSAYEDYDIVIWSATGMKWIEEKMKLLGVTTHPDYKIMFYLDYLAMITVHTAKYGTIDVKPLGVIWGKYPQYTSKNTIMFDDIRRNFIMNPKNGLKIRPYRQAHLNRERDRELLLLSNYLREIAYYSEDFDSINHKKWEKYRPEKYRTQAGNKRKAEDSPS; from the exons ATGTGTGATTTAAACGATAATCCAATTAAATTAAGTGTTAAGTGGAATGGAAAAGAATATGAGTTACCGGAATTGTCTCCGTCAGATTCGGTAGCGATGTTAAAAATCGCGATCGAAAATGCCACTGGTGTCCGACCCGAAAGACAAAAACTTCTCAATGTTAAGTTTCAGG GTAAAGTGGCAACAGACAATTTTACATTGTCTGTCCTGAATCTTAAACCAAACCTCAAGATCATGATGATGGGCTCTCTAGAAGAAGCAATAGAAGGCGCCAGAACAAAACCAGATGTTGGCGATGAGGTGATCAATGACTTAGACATTGAGGAAGAAGAAGTAGATATTGAAAATCAGGAG ATTTACTTGACGAAAATAAACAAGAGAGTGCGGGATTACAAAATTAACGTGTTAAACGAACCTCGTCCAGGCAAAAGGTTACTCGTTTTAGATATAGACTACACTCTCTTTGATCACAGATCTGTTGCAGAAACTG GTTACGAGTTAATGCGTCCTTATCTTCATGAGTTTCTCACATCTGCGTATGAGGATTATGACATAGTTATATGGTCCGCAACAGGAATGAAATGGATTGAAGAGAAGATGAAATTGCTCGGTGTTACGACCCATCCAGACTATAAAATTATGTTCTATTTAGATTACCTTGCTATGATTACCGTTCATACTGCAAAATATGGAACTATTGAT GTAAAACCTCTAGGCGTTATTTGGGGTAAGTATCCACAATACACTTCAAAAAACACGATAATGTTTGACGATATCCGTCGTAACTTTATCATGAATCCGAAAAACGGTCTTAAAATCCGACCATACAGACAAGCGCATTTGAAtagagaaagagatagagaaCTGCTGCTTTTGTCTAACTATCTAAGAGAAATTGCTTATTACAGTGAAGATTTCGACAGTATAAACCATAAAAAGTGGGAAAAATACAGACCCGAAAAGTACAGGACCCAGGCGGGTAATAAGAGAAAGGCTGAGGACAGTCCGTCTTAA
- the LOC125072960 gene encoding DC-STAMP domain-containing protein 2-like, producing MTGHLKKWFPDGSSVSNLYFYLKSDHALPRFVLKSLIGFVCGIVLTYLCFIFFVFQLSISLIHATIMSSIIGVLLTLGLAFSCRIRCLIFLLIPQLFSRVGRYTLTCYALVLILTGPATNTLRNSEVLTGSMACSQEQIKTNVRHITETVKKPFNAMKESIKLMVAGIKRVTSKMKKIISKISLMVTSIADLIQSSYSWLNYVANVCHQKFGTPYDHCLKSIDRGTKYYIKSLGKDCYWLSNNSAANSACLPVKSYKTICIVSDYATTSFAATLKRRLREYISRINTTFFVNAQIHHIYSYSSNESNTSSLMAAGIVTEIRKRADPLLTWLSWSSCITSLFLLLIIFRAKYYQHMFETRSRYDNRYVTKELRDLDFKRYQERRETVLPLNRREQAKYICISSFRLVSSERVYLTRSIIFMAITTFKLLIHMVADYSLYWVLITIRHHGRSQTPLSPGPSDAGVHVSGSGIVRDFIRSILDSITSPLLPQRSITVNCLPNPYPPDLQRYVQIAILIILLWFFALFEPYGLRFRHVIVGHYQPDRAKTRAVWLYNHILRTRGSFMKLARRKLHREYKYSKHENQTFRYWLNSILPCDKLNCPGVYCIRCFSDIGRMCTVCLSPKDYGDLSDISLEKGSSDESDIDGDLESKQKGTEMERLIKKPKSEKTNSCEIKSEKKKNESNEQAILPDIEGHEDKIKSPCS from the exons ATGACagggcatttaaaaaaatggtttccTGATGGTTCATCAGtatcgaatttatatttttatttgaaatcagaTCATGCATTACCCCGTTTCGTTCTGAAAAGTTTGATTGGATTCGTCTGCGGCATTGTGCTGACGTATCTTTGCTTTATATTCTTTGTATTCCAATTGTCGATATCGCTCATACACGCGACGATTATGAGTTCTATTATTGGTGTGTTACTCACGCTGGGACTGGCATTCAGTTGCAGAATAAG gtGCCTGATATTTTTGCTAATTCCTCAACTGTTCTCTCGCGTTGGTCGTTATACCCTGACGTGCTACGCTCTGGTCCTCATTCTTACTGGCCCAGCTACAAATACTTTGAGGAATTCTGAAGTTTTGACCGGGTCTATGGCCTGTAGTcag gaacaaataaaaacaaatgttcgACACATTACCGAGACCGTGAAAAAACCTTTCAACGCAATGAAAGAGTCCATAAAGTTAATGGTGGCTGGAATAAAACGGGTCACgtccaaaatgaaaaaaattatatctaaaataagtttaatggtTACTAGTATTG CGGACCTTATTCAATCATCTTATTCTTGGTTAAATTATGTTGCCAATGTTTGCCACCAAAAGTTTGGAACTCCTTATGACCACTGTCTGAAATCAATCGATAGAGGAACGAAGTACTATATTAAGAGCTTAGGAAAAGATTGTTATTGGCTTTCCAATAACTCTGCGGCCAATTCGGCATGTTTGCCTGTGAAGTCGTATAAGACTATTTGTATTGTCTCTGACTACGCTACTACTTCATTTGCTGCAACACTCAAGAGAA GGCTGCGGGAATATATAAGTCGCATTAATACAACATTCTTCGTCAACGCCCAAATTCATCACATATATTCCTACAGCAGTAATGAAAGTAATACTTCTAGCCTAATGGCTGCTGGTATCGTGACTGAGATCAGGAAAAGGGCTGATCCTCTGCTTACTTGGTTATCTTGGAGTTCCTGTATTACTAGTTTGTTCTTATTGCTCATAATTTTCAG agCTAAATATTATCAGCACATGTTCGAAACGAGATCTCGCTATGACAATCGCTATGTCACAAAGGAACTGCGTGATTTGGATTTCAAAAGGTATCAAGAAAGACGAGAAACTGTTCTTCCGTTGAATAGAAGAGAACAAGccaaatatatttgt ATATCATCATTCCGTCTAGTTTCATCAGAGAGGGTGTATTTAACTCGTTCGATAATTTTCATGGCGATAACTACTTTCAAGCTCTTGATACACATGGTAGCGGATTATAGCCTGTATTGGGTTTTAATTACAATACGTCATCATGGAAGGTCACAGACACCTTTATCAC CTGGTCCATCCGACGCTGGCGTTCATGTATCAGGATCTGGTATTGTTCGAGATTTTATAAGATCAATATTGGATTCTATAACATCGCCCTTACTGCCACAAAGGTCGATTACAGTAAATTGTCTTCCCAATCCCTATCCGCCTGATCTACAGCGTTATGTACAAATTG ctatattaataatactccTGTGGTTTTTTGCACTATTCGAGCCGTATGGACTTCGTTTCCGTCATGTCATCGTGGGACACTACCAACCTGATCGAGCGAAGACGAGAGCCGTATGGCTTTACAATCACATTCTAAGAACTAGAG GTAGTTTTATGAAATTGGCCAGGAGAAAGTTACATcgtgaatataaatattcgaaGCATGAAAATCAGACATTTCGTTACTGGTTGAACTCTATTTTGCC ttgtgataaattaaattgccCGGGAGTATATTGTATAAGATGTTTCTCCGATATCGGTCGTATGTGCACAGTTTGCTTATCGCCTAAAGACTATGGTGATTTGAGCGACATTAGCCTAGAGAA AGGTTCGTCAGATGAAAGTGATATTGACGGAGACCTAGAA TCTAAGCAAAAAGGGACTGAAATGGAAAGACTTATTAAAAAACCGAAATCAGAAAAGACAAATAGCTGCGAAATAAAGTCGGAGAAAAAGAAAAACGAAAGTAATGAACAAGCCATATTACCAGACATTGAGGGTCATGAGGAT AAAATCAAAAGTCCGTGTTCATGA